A window of Streptomyces sp. NBC_01224 genomic DNA:
CGCTCCTGGTCGCCGCCCGCGCCGTGGCCACGCTGCCGGGGCTGCGCGAGAGCGATCGGCAGGCGCTGCTGCGGGCCACCGCGAAGCTGGAGACCGCAGCCGGTGAGGTGGGGGCGGCGAGCTCGCGGCTTTCGGTCACCTTCGAGTCCGAGGGCGGTGTCTTCGCCGATGTCGACCGGGCGATCTCCGAGCGGCGCCGGCTCTGGCTGCGCTACTACTCGCCCGCGCGCGATGAACTCACCGAGCGCGAGGTGGACCCGATCCGGCTGTTCGCCGTGGGGCATACGTACATGGAGGCCTGGTGCAGGTCCTCCGAGGACCGGCGGACGTTCCGGCTCGACCGGGTCGCCGAGATCCGGCTGCTCGACGAGCCGGCCGCGCCGCCCGAGCTCGAACTGCGGGATCTGTCCGAAGGGCTCGTCCAGCCGGCGGCCGAGGACCCGGAGGTCGTGGTCGAGGTGGGCCCCGGCGGCCGGTGGGTCGCCGAGTACTACCCGCACGACAGCGCACAGGAGCTGCATGACGGCGGGCTGCGGATCACCCTGCGCACCCCCGATCCGGCCTCGCTGCGCAGGCTCGCGCTGCGCCTGGGCCGGGAAGGCCGCATCGTCTCTCCGCCGGAACTGGCGCAGAGCGCACAGCAGGCGGCCCGTGCGGCGCTCGCTGCCTATGACGGACCGGCCTGAGCGGATCCCTGAGGGAGATATGAGCAATATGTCTGTGGTGTCAGGTGTTCCGACCGTAGTGGTGCCCGAATCCGTACGGTTCAAGGCCGCCTGCCCGGACTGCCGCGAGCGGTTCGAGCTGGCGGCGGGCGCCATCCGCCTCGCCGTGGGCGCCAGCCGCCGGACGACGTTCTACTCCTTCACCTGCCCGGAGTGCGGCGCGGCCGTCCGTAAGCCCGCCGGAGAACGGATTGTTGAGCTCCTCACCGGTGGCGGGGTGCGGACGCTGCGCCTCCACACCAGCCTTTAGAACTTCGGACACCTAGACACATTGAGGCTCTGCGCATGTTCTGGCCCATGCTCGCCATCGCCCTGGGGTTTCTCGGGATCGCCGTTCTCGGCGTGCTGG
This region includes:
- a CDS encoding helix-turn-helix transcriptional regulator; this translates as MATNAIDQTRRMLSLVTYLRERPGAHVQDVARAFGITEDELISDLDVLPMCGTSFRGGDLLDIDTDGDRIWWHNPDDVAEPLRLAADEATALLVAARAVATLPGLRESDRQALLRATAKLETAAGEVGAASSRLSVTFESEGGVFADVDRAISERRRLWLRYYSPARDELTEREVDPIRLFAVGHTYMEAWCRSSEDRRTFRLDRVAEIRLLDEPAAPPELELRDLSEGLVQPAAEDPEVVVEVGPGGRWVAEYYPHDSAQELHDGGLRITLRTPDPASLRRLALRLGREGRIVSPPELAQSAQQAARAALAAYDGPA